In Marinicella rhabdoformis, a genomic segment contains:
- a CDS encoding class I SAM-dependent methyltransferase, whose translation MTVSAHLNALGVDSEQILAQLPKTLTLSLSDGVLFLQDSQNPKLKATVDFLKGRLAYRSQQHINGENLVKACRIKGQNNVSVLDATCGFGKDAFLLSCAGFEVTATESNPVVCALLQDALHRYLQETGLTPFKLHLNWAQKLTPVNWPQVIYLDPMFPEREKSAAVKKDMQLFHRLHGLAAQEVEQLLKWALDHAEQKVVIKRPVRSKIVNNLKPTYQITGKSCRFDVYQCK comes from the coding sequence ATGACAGTATCCGCCCACTTAAACGCCTTAGGCGTTGACAGCGAGCAGATACTAGCACAATTACCAAAAACACTGACCCTGTCCCTTTCGGACGGGGTTTTGTTTTTACAAGACTCACAAAACCCCAAACTGAAAGCAACAGTCGACTTCCTTAAAGGTCGATTGGCTTACAGAAGTCAACAACACATTAACGGTGAAAACCTGGTCAAAGCCTGCCGCATCAAAGGTCAAAATAATGTCAGCGTGTTAGATGCCACATGTGGCTTTGGTAAGGATGCTTTCTTGCTTTCCTGTGCCGGTTTTGAAGTGACTGCCACAGAAAGCAACCCTGTGGTATGCGCTTTATTACAAGATGCGCTGCACCGGTATTTACAAGAAACAGGATTAACACCGTTTAAACTTCACCTCAATTGGGCACAAAAACTCACACCAGTAAACTGGCCACAAGTGATTTACTTAGACCCCATGTTTCCAGAACGTGAAAAGTCTGCAGCCGTTAAAAAAGACATGCAATTATTTCACCGCTTACACGGTCTTGCTGCTCAAGAAGTTGAACAGTTGCTCAAATGGGCATTAGACCATGCTGAACAAAAGGTAGTGATCAAGCGACCTGTAAGGTCAAAAATTGTCAATAACTTAAAGCCAACCTATCAAATTACAGGCAAATCATGTCGATTTGATGTCTATCAATGTAAATGA
- the guaD gene encoding guanine deaminase has product MNQLTVLRGQTLSFSGDAFIKGVEDTMVFESDGMVVIENGHITQAGPATEVMTTLPSGVKVESYDKDHIIMPGFIDCHVHYPQTQIIGAYGKQLIDWLNEYTFIAEQQFEDKAHAAEVANVFLQECLKAGTTTSSVFCTVHPQSVDAFFEASSALNMRMIAGKVLMDRHAPEALLDTPQQGYDQSKALIDRWHEHGRQLYAVTPRFAPTSSPEQMDMAGQLWQESPGTFLQSHVSENKGEIEWVKSLYPKCKGYLDVYDKYQQLGPRAIYGHGVWLSESELQRCHETGTAIAHCPTSNQFLGSGLFDLKNATQAERPVRVGLATDLGAGTSFSMLQTLNETYKVAQLNGYPLSAGLAFYLATRGSAKSLYLDDKIGSIEVGNEADLVVLNTKSTAAIEYRMRYCESLEEALFIQMTLGDDRAIKATYVAGKCLYQSS; this is encoded by the coding sequence ATGAATCAACTCACAGTGCTCAGAGGACAGACGCTCAGTTTTTCGGGTGATGCTTTTATAAAAGGTGTTGAAGACACGATGGTGTTTGAATCTGATGGTATGGTCGTTATTGAGAATGGGCACATCACACAAGCAGGACCCGCAACCGAAGTGATGACCACACTGCCTTCAGGAGTGAAGGTTGAAAGTTATGACAAGGATCATATCATCATGCCGGGCTTCATCGATTGTCATGTGCATTATCCACAAACACAAATCATTGGTGCCTATGGTAAACAGCTGATTGATTGGTTGAATGAGTACACGTTCATCGCCGAACAACAATTTGAAGACAAAGCACATGCTGCTGAGGTCGCAAATGTATTTCTGCAAGAATGTTTAAAGGCAGGAACAACCACATCATCTGTTTTTTGTACGGTTCACCCCCAATCAGTGGATGCTTTTTTTGAAGCGTCATCGGCGTTAAATATGCGCATGATAGCCGGTAAAGTGCTGATGGATCGCCATGCACCTGAAGCGTTGTTGGATACACCTCAGCAAGGTTATGACCAGTCTAAGGCATTGATTGACCGTTGGCACGAACATGGTAGGCAATTGTATGCCGTGACGCCTCGATTTGCGCCGACCAGTTCACCTGAACAAATGGACATGGCGGGTCAGCTTTGGCAAGAAAGCCCCGGCACTTTTTTACAGTCACATGTCTCTGAGAACAAGGGTGAAATTGAGTGGGTTAAATCTTTGTATCCAAAGTGTAAGGGTTATCTGGATGTGTACGATAAATATCAGCAGCTGGGACCTCGTGCCATATACGGTCATGGTGTGTGGTTGAGTGAGTCAGAATTACAGCGTTGCCATGAAACAGGTACAGCGATTGCACACTGTCCTACCTCAAATCAATTTTTAGGTTCAGGCTTGTTTGATTTGAAAAACGCCACCCAGGCCGAACGTCCAGTTCGCGTGGGATTGGCCACTGATTTGGGTGCTGGGACTTCATTTTCTATGTTGCAAACATTGAACGAAACTTACAAGGTAGCACAATTAAATGGCTACCCATTGTCCGCGGGACTTGCCTTCTATCTGGCCACCAGAGGTTCAGCCAAGTCTCTGTATTTAGATGATAAAATTGGCAGTATTGAAGTCGGAAACGAGGCGGATTTGGTGGTGCTCAATACCAAATCTACAGCCGCAATTGAATACCGCATGCGTTATTGCGAAAGTCTGGAGGAGGCGTTGTTTATACAAATGACATTGGGTGATGATCGCGCCATAAAAGCGACCTATGTGGCTGGAAAGTGCCTTTATCAGTCATCATGA
- a CDS encoding peptide ABC transporter substrate-binding protein: MNRIFIVALLLLVFNSDAQTLNRGNGGEPDSLNPHKAQGLNSHHILYDLYEGLFRYGVDGTPVLAMAAAYQVSADGLTWTFDLRPDAKWSNGEPVTSSDFLRGWQQASDPATAAPYGGLFDNLKDKGKLQVTRLSDFSLQVRLNQANPMFSAQLVLPVFMPTHKQEGVFNGAYILSDWQLQEKITLSKNLHYADASAVYFNEIVYWVTENQNSELNRFRSGELDITETIPDAKIEWLKQNMPNELRIAPYYGTFFLGLDVRDQWLQNVDLRQALYWSIDRNILVEKVLKSGQKPALSLIPGSKQNNGLNLIKAKAALSNSGFDVKTNKLTLLYNSSQNQKKVALAVAAMWRQNLGIKTQLKNQEWKVFVSSRKKPGKQVFRGGWVADYHDPMNFLQLFHSASQFNYYGFNSTAYDELLQRLLKAEPAEQHTLITQAERVLADEAPMIPLYHYVSRHLVRSGIKGFEDNPLDQHLSRYLKQRNEQ; the protein is encoded by the coding sequence ATGAACAGAATATTTATTGTGGCCTTGTTGTTGCTTGTTTTTAACAGTGATGCACAGACTTTAAACCGTGGAAATGGTGGCGAGCCGGACTCCCTCAACCCACACAAAGCCCAAGGACTGAACAGTCACCACATATTATATGACCTTTATGAAGGCCTTTTTCGATATGGTGTAGATGGCACGCCGGTGTTAGCGATGGCTGCAGCTTATCAAGTGTCAGCTGATGGCTTAACATGGACCTTTGACTTGCGTCCTGATGCCAAATGGTCGAATGGTGAACCTGTGACCAGCAGTGATTTTTTGCGTGGGTGGCAGCAAGCAAGTGACCCAGCAACAGCAGCCCCGTACGGTGGTTTGTTTGATAACTTGAAGGACAAAGGAAAATTACAAGTTACACGGCTTTCTGATTTTAGTTTACAGGTACGGCTCAATCAGGCCAACCCCATGTTTTCGGCACAATTGGTGCTGCCTGTGTTTATGCCTACACACAAACAAGAAGGTGTATTTAATGGTGCATACATACTCAGCGATTGGCAGCTACAGGAAAAAATAACCTTGTCCAAGAACCTACATTATGCGGATGCTTCGGCAGTGTATTTTAATGAAATTGTCTATTGGGTAACAGAAAATCAAAACAGTGAACTGAACCGTTTCAGGTCAGGTGAATTGGACATCACTGAAACCATTCCTGATGCCAAGATTGAATGGTTGAAACAAAACATGCCCAATGAATTACGCATTGCACCTTATTATGGTACATTCTTTCTCGGCTTGGATGTCAGAGATCAGTGGTTACAAAATGTGGATTTAAGACAGGCTTTGTACTGGTCAATTGATCGAAATATTTTGGTGGAAAAGGTGCTGAAATCGGGTCAAAAGCCTGCCCTCAGTTTGATTCCTGGTAGCAAGCAAAACAATGGGCTGAACCTAATCAAGGCAAAAGCTGCACTTTCAAACAGTGGTTTTGATGTCAAGACCAACAAGTTAACTTTGCTTTATAACAGCAGCCAAAACCAAAAGAAGGTAGCGCTTGCGGTGGCGGCCATGTGGCGACAAAATTTGGGCATCAAGACACAGCTGAAAAACCAAGAGTGGAAAGTGTTTGTCAGCAGTCGAAAAAAACCTGGCAAACAGGTGTTCAGGGGTGGCTGGGTTGCTGATTACCATGACCCAATGAACTTCTTACAGCTGTTTCACTCCGCATCTCAGTTCAACTACTATGGATTCAACTCAACTGCTTATGATGAACTGTTACAACGGTTGCTTAAAGCCGAGCCAGCTGAACAACACACACTGATTACACAAGCGGAGCGTGTGCTGGCTGATGAAGCGCCTATGATACCGCTTTACCATTATGTGTCCAGGCATTTGGTCAGGTCTGGCATCAAGGGCTTTGAAGATAATCCATTGGACCAACATTTAAGTCGCTATTTGAAACAAAGGAATGAACAATGA
- a CDS encoding glutamate--cysteine ligase — MSDQPTLTREDLINYLADGCKPKSEWKVGTEHEKFGFHDKNLKPLGYEEPGGIRDVLNGLAEQFNWEPEYEGEHVIALKRDGCSITLEPGGQLELSGAPLADVHQTCQETGTHLKEVKAVCENLGVSFLGMGYHPKASREDISYMPKGRYKIMSNYMPKVGTLGLDMMKRTCTIQANLDFSSEADMVQKFQVSLALQPIATALFANSPFKEGHDTNFVSLRSHIWTDTDADRCGVLPFVFEEGMSFERYVDYMLDVPMYFVYRNGEYLDATGQSFRDFMQGKLPVLPGEFPTMKDWEDHLTTAFPEVRLKKFLEMRGADGGPWRRICALPALWVGLLYDQDSLDQASAWISDWTIAEHEMLRTEVPKTGLATCFRNQKVRDMALKMLDLSRQGLEKRAIKSSCGKDESCFLEPLQIIADTGVTPAERKRGQFHGVWQDNIDELFEIYAY, encoded by the coding sequence ATGAGCGACCAACCCACTTTGACCCGCGAAGACCTGATTAACTACTTAGCAGACGGCTGCAAGCCTAAGTCTGAGTGGAAAGTAGGCACTGAACATGAAAAATTTGGTTTTCATGACAAAAACCTGAAACCCTTGGGTTATGAAGAACCCGGTGGAATCCGTGATGTACTCAATGGATTGGCAGAACAATTCAATTGGGAGCCTGAATATGAAGGCGAGCATGTGATTGCCCTCAAACGTGATGGCTGTTCCATCACATTAGAACCAGGCGGGCAGTTAGAGTTGTCAGGTGCGCCATTGGCTGATGTTCACCAAACCTGTCAAGAAACCGGCACCCATTTAAAAGAAGTCAAAGCCGTGTGTGAAAACTTGGGCGTGTCATTTCTTGGCATGGGATACCACCCAAAAGCAAGCCGAGAAGACATCAGTTACATGCCCAAAGGTCGCTATAAAATCATGAGCAACTACATGCCCAAAGTCGGCACCTTGGGCTTGGACATGATGAAACGGACTTGTACCATTCAAGCCAACTTAGACTTTTCTTCAGAAGCTGATATGGTGCAGAAATTTCAAGTGTCATTGGCCTTACAGCCTATTGCCACTGCTTTGTTTGCCAACTCTCCTTTTAAAGAAGGTCATGACACCAATTTTGTCAGCTTGCGCTCACATATTTGGACCGATACGGATGCCGATCGTTGCGGTGTATTGCCCTTTGTCTTTGAAGAAGGCATGAGTTTTGAACGCTATGTGGACTATATGCTCGACGTACCCATGTATTTCGTTTACAGGAACGGTGAGTACTTGGATGCCACAGGACAATCATTCCGTGACTTTATGCAAGGTAAATTACCTGTCTTACCAGGCGAGTTCCCTACCATGAAAGACTGGGAAGACCACTTAACCACTGCATTTCCAGAGGTGCGTTTGAAGAAGTTTTTAGAAATGCGCGGTGCCGATGGTGGCCCATGGCGTCGCATTTGTGCCTTACCCGCTTTGTGGGTTGGTTTATTGTATGACCAAGACTCTTTGGATCAAGCATCAGCTTGGATCAGCGACTGGACCATAGCAGAACATGAAATGCTCAGAACAGAAGTGCCTAAAACCGGCCTTGCTACATGTTTCCGCAACCAGAAAGTACGTGATATGGCATTGAAAATGCTGGACTTATCTCGTCAAGGCTTGGAAAAACGCGCCATCAAGTCATCCTGCGGAAAGGATGAAAGCTGTTTCTTAGAACCTTTACAAATCATTGCTGATACAGGCGTCACACCAGCAGAACGTAAACGCGGTCAATTCCACGGTGTCTGGCAAGACAACATTGATGAGTTGTTTGAGATTTATGCCTATTGA
- a CDS encoding SDR family NAD(P)-dependent oxidoreductase codes for MTQGDQFKGKTIFLTGACGGLGSAIALKLSQQGANLVISDKNPKALNKMCDELVKRNLPEPVIYPMNLVGATPNDYLKLAKLLKENFGQLDGLIHAASEFGSLTPFLLYEASRWLKEMQVNVNSPIFLTQALLPLVLKGKGTILFTSDDLTTVSKAYWGQYGVGKAAIEQFAKILEKECDNQGVKVKVITPPPMHTQLRAKAWPAENPDKLKKPSEVAPMYIDALLN; via the coding sequence ATGACTCAAGGCGATCAATTCAAAGGAAAAACGATATTTTTAACCGGTGCTTGCGGCGGTTTGGGCTCGGCCATTGCTTTGAAACTGTCACAACAAGGTGCCAACTTGGTCATCAGTGACAAGAATCCTAAAGCACTGAATAAGATGTGTGATGAATTGGTCAAGCGTAATTTGCCAGAGCCTGTGATTTACCCAATGAATTTGGTCGGTGCGACACCGAATGATTATTTAAAGCTGGCAAAATTATTGAAAGAGAACTTTGGTCAGTTAGATGGTTTGATTCATGCGGCTTCTGAATTTGGCAGTTTGACTCCGTTTTTGCTGTATGAAGCGTCACGCTGGTTGAAAGAAATGCAGGTGAATGTCAACTCACCCATCTTTTTAACCCAAGCCTTGTTGCCGTTGGTTTTGAAAGGTAAGGGAACCATTTTATTTACATCGGATGATTTGACCACAGTATCAAAAGCATATTGGGGGCAGTATGGTGTAGGTAAAGCAGCGATTGAACAGTTTGCAAAAATTTTAGAAAAAGAATGTGATAACCAAGGTGTTAAAGTCAAAGTCATCACACCTCCACCAATGCATACCCAGTTACGCGCCAAAGCTTGGCCTGCTGAAAATCCTGATAAATTGAAAAAGCCATCAGAAGTGGCGCCGATGTATATCGACGCACTACTGAATTAA
- a CDS encoding peptide MFS transporter: MSTTNPLSNSTNNINPEVLNHPAGLFILFFTEMWERFSYYGMRALLVLFLVTAIDGGGWGWSREDAGILYGLYTGLVYLTPLIGGWIADRFTGFKAAVVIGALLMTLGHLSLAFDTHATFYLGLALLIAGNGLFKPNISSMVGGLYKEDTKKDGAYTIFYMGINAGAFLGIMLCGYVGETVGWHYGFGLAGVFMFFGLLQFYFAQAVFGTNGDKPQHNLDDQTINEKPKLTSIEKDRLLVVGVFAFFVIVFWWAFEQAGSSMTIFANDYTQRVLTGTSATIYIWTNFFLTVVPIVVVTGVLGLLIKATHKDIPLSNSFLALSFAIIWAIVIWKVYTEFSSSNEIEVPASWFGILNSFFIITLAPLFSKMWETKFNPSGPAKFALGLMLLGIGFAFLAYGSMGITQGATTASVSMFWLIAAYFFHTAGELCLSPVGLSYVSKLTPKRLLGIMFGVWFLSSFFANTLGGFTASAMDRINEAIGLSGFFLVFTAIPVGAGVIMLLLTPFLKKRMHGIK; encoded by the coding sequence ATGAGTACAACTAATCCTTTATCAAATTCAACAAACAACATCAACCCAGAGGTACTAAACCACCCAGCTGGCTTGTTCATTTTGTTTTTCACAGAAATGTGGGAACGCTTCAGTTATTACGGTATGCGCGCCTTGTTGGTGCTGTTTCTTGTTACTGCCATTGATGGCGGTGGTTGGGGCTGGTCTCGTGAAGATGCCGGTATCTTATACGGGCTGTATACTGGCTTGGTTTATTTGACACCTTTGATTGGTGGCTGGATTGCTGACCGATTCACCGGTTTTAAAGCGGCAGTGGTCATAGGCGCTTTGTTGATGACTTTGGGTCATTTGTCTTTGGCTTTTGATACACATGCCACATTTTATTTGGGCCTGGCTTTATTGATTGCTGGTAATGGTTTATTCAAGCCCAACATTTCTTCAATGGTTGGTGGTTTATATAAAGAAGACACCAAAAAAGACGGCGCTTACACCATTTTCTATATGGGCATCAATGCCGGAGCCTTCTTGGGCATCATGTTGTGTGGTTATGTTGGTGAAACAGTCGGCTGGCATTATGGCTTTGGTTTGGCTGGTGTGTTTATGTTCTTTGGTTTGCTACAATTCTACTTTGCACAAGCAGTATTCGGCACCAACGGTGATAAACCACAGCACAATCTGGATGATCAAACCATTAATGAAAAACCAAAATTAACCTCTATTGAAAAGGATCGCTTATTGGTTGTGGGGGTGTTTGCATTTTTTGTTATCGTATTCTGGTGGGCATTTGAACAAGCGGGTTCCTCTATGACTATTTTTGCCAATGATTATACCCAGCGTGTTTTAACAGGCACTTCAGCCACAATTTATATCTGGACAAACTTCTTTTTAACAGTGGTTCCGATTGTTGTTGTTACTGGCGTGTTAGGCTTATTGATTAAGGCGACCCATAAAGACATTCCATTGTCTAATTCTTTTTTGGCTTTAAGTTTCGCCATTATTTGGGCCATTGTAATCTGGAAAGTTTATACAGAATTCTCTTCAAGCAACGAGATTGAAGTACCTGCTTCTTGGTTTGGTATATTGAACTCATTCTTTATCATCACATTAGCACCTTTGTTTTCTAAGATGTGGGAAACTAAATTCAACCCATCAGGCCCTGCAAAATTTGCTTTAGGCTTGATGTTATTGGGTATTGGTTTTGCCTTCTTAGCCTACGGCTCAATGGGTATCACCCAAGGTGCAACTACCGCATCGGTTTCTATGTTCTGGTTGATTGCTGCATATTTCTTCCACACTGCTGGTGAGCTTTGCTTGTCGCCTGTTGGCTTATCTTATGTGAGTAAATTAACACCCAAACGTCTATTGGGTATTATGTTCGGCGTATGGTTCTTATCTAGCTTCTTTGCTAACACTTTGGGTGGTTTTACAGCCAGCGCCATGGACCGCATCAATGAAGCCATCGGCTTGTCAGGTTTCTTCTTGGTGTTTACTGCTATCCCAGTAGGTGCTGGTGTCATTATGTTGTTACTGACACCTTTCTTGAAGAAACGCATGCATGGCATTAAATAA
- a CDS encoding peptide MFS transporter, producing MSTTEINPEAQEELFGHPKGLYVCFFTELWERFSFYGMKFLLILYLTKYHLFSDSAGLDVLGAYAGLVYTIPLIGGMLADRYLGPRKAVLFGGILLVLGHLLMAVEGDQATMVAGEVIRDTAALNVFYMALALIILGVGFLKPNISTIVGKLYADNDPRRDSGFTIFYMGINLGSFTATLLCGWLGETYGWGYGFGAAGIGMFLGLIFFMYGQKYLYGHADPTEPEKLSKKVLGPINVEWTIYLLSILSLPLVWFVVQREAWVHSGQWIFLVVAAGFMMFWAFAKSTPVERHRIFVLIVLILSTIVFWALFEQAGASMTFFADRVMDRNIFGFEVKASQFGSLNAGFIILLAPVFAWMWVWLSKRNLEPSTPAKFGLGLIQAGLGFGALVLGATMPEASGKVAWIWLVLAYLLHTTGELALSPVGLSAVTKLAPKKIVGFSMGTWFLATALSETLATRLSKFAAFDGDAAATMSMAEQVAKYSELFNFLMWLGIGMGVFMLVITPLLKKGMHGVH from the coding sequence ATGAGTACTACTGAAATTAACCCTGAAGCACAAGAAGAGCTCTTTGGTCATCCAAAGGGTTTGTATGTGTGTTTCTTTACAGAACTTTGGGAACGCTTTTCGTTCTATGGCATGAAATTTTTATTGATTTTGTACCTAACAAAGTATCACTTGTTTTCTGACTCAGCAGGCTTAGATGTATTAGGTGCTTATGCCGGTCTTGTTTACACCATTCCTTTGATTGGTGGCATGTTGGCTGACAGGTACCTCGGCCCAAGAAAAGCCGTGTTATTCGGCGGCATCTTATTGGTTTTGGGTCATTTATTGATGGCTGTAGAAGGTGATCAAGCCACCATGGTGGCTGGCGAAGTCATCAGAGACACTGCTGCATTGAATGTTTTCTATATGGCTTTGGCTTTGATCATTCTCGGTGTTGGTTTTTTGAAGCCTAACATTTCTACCATTGTTGGTAAGCTGTATGCAGATAATGACCCACGTCGTGATTCTGGTTTTACCATTTTCTATATGGGTATCAACTTAGGTTCATTTACAGCCACCTTATTGTGTGGTTGGTTAGGCGAAACTTATGGTTGGGGCTATGGTTTCGGTGCAGCCGGCATCGGTATGTTCTTGGGATTGATCTTCTTTATGTATGGCCAGAAATATTTGTATGGCCACGCCGACCCAACCGAGCCTGAAAAATTAAGCAAAAAAGTCTTGGGTCCCATCAATGTAGAATGGACCATTTACTTGTTGTCTATTTTGTCATTGCCACTGGTGTGGTTCGTGGTTCAAAGAGAAGCATGGGTACATTCAGGCCAATGGATATTTTTGGTAGTAGCTGCAGGCTTCATGATGTTTTGGGCTTTTGCTAAATCAACGCCAGTAGAACGCCACCGCATTTTCGTGTTGATCGTTTTGATTCTTTCTACCATTGTGTTCTGGGCCTTGTTTGAACAAGCCGGCGCTTCAATGACCTTCTTCGCTGACCGTGTAATGGACAGAAACATATTTGGCTTTGAAGTTAAAGCGTCTCAATTCGGTTCATTGAATGCAGGCTTTATTATCTTATTGGCACCTGTTTTTGCCTGGATGTGGGTTTGGTTATCTAAACGCAATTTAGAACCTTCAACTCCAGCAAAATTTGGCTTGGGCTTGATTCAAGCAGGCCTGGGTTTTGGTGCCTTGGTTCTTGGCGCAACCATGCCAGAAGCTTCGGGTAAGGTGGCGTGGATTTGGTTGGTACTGGCTTATTTGTTACACACCACAGGTGAACTGGCTTTATCGCCAGTAGGCTTGTCTGCTGTTACAAAGCTGGCTCCTAAGAAAATTGTCGGTTTCTCTATGGGTACCTGGTTCTTGGCCACTGCCTTGTCAGAAACTTTAGCAACAAGACTGTCTAAGTTTGCTGCCTTTGACGGTGATGCAGCTGCCACCATGTCGATGGCAGAACAAGTCGCAAAATACAGCGAACTGTTTAATTTCTTGATGTGGTTAGGTATTGGCATGGGTGTATTCATGCTGGTTATCACACCATTATTGAAAAAAGGCATGCACGGCGTACATTAA
- a CDS encoding FmdB family zinc ribbon protein — translation MPTYHYQASTENHCDHCVEGFDVMQKLAEAKLTQCPECGADIKKVICAPALTSQLTRDSKKTLSEQNIEKNGFTQYRKVGNGKYEKTAGKGPATIDRENL, via the coding sequence ATGCCAACATATCACTACCAAGCTTCAACTGAGAATCACTGCGACCATTGTGTTGAAGGCTTTGATGTGATGCAAAAACTGGCTGAGGCCAAACTGACACAATGTCCTGAATGTGGTGCTGATATCAAAAAAGTCATTTGCGCTCCTGCTTTAACTTCTCAATTAACCCGTGACAGCAAAAAAACCTTGAGCGAACAAAACATAGAAAAAAATGGCTTCACGCAATACCGCAAAGTGGGCAATGGTAAATATGAAAAAACCGCAGGCAAAGGCCCCGCCACCATTGACCGCGAAAACTTGTAA
- a CDS encoding class I SAM-dependent methyltransferase has protein sequence MKLPALLITSLLAGSAFASDFEATEAKIKAAMKSDIRVEADTKRDRNRMPVQTLKFLGLRDDMKVIELLPGGGWYTKILAPVLKENGELHLAYGTSRAAKLAEANDSMSEVKLAAKEANIYRKEGARFYSIENAEIDVKKADMVLTFRNYHNFAEDGRQAMNDAAWNSLKVGGIYGVVDHTRRHMEGENDENRRRFDPVKAIKEIQAAGFEFVDYSDLHYRADDELEYEVGRKSVTGNTDRFTLKFKKVKK, from the coding sequence ATGAAATTACCTGCATTACTCATTACCTCATTATTGGCAGGCTCTGCTTTCGCCAGTGACTTCGAAGCCACTGAAGCGAAAATCAAAGCCGCCATGAAGTCAGACATTCGTGTAGAGGCTGACACCAAACGCGATCGCAACCGTATGCCTGTTCAAACACTTAAATTTTTAGGCTTGCGTGATGATATGAAAGTCATCGAGCTGCTACCTGGTGGCGGTTGGTATACCAAAATTTTAGCACCTGTGCTTAAAGAGAATGGTGAGTTGCATTTGGCTTATGGTACATCGCGTGCCGCCAAATTAGCTGAAGCCAATGATTCAATGTCAGAAGTAAAACTGGCTGCTAAAGAAGCCAATATTTACCGCAAAGAAGGTGCCAGATTTTATTCAATTGAAAATGCAGAAATTGATGTTAAAAAAGCAGACATGGTTTTGACCTTCAGAAATTACCATAACTTTGCTGAAGATGGTCGACAAGCCATGAATGATGCCGCTTGGAATTCGTTGAAAGTGGGTGGTATTTACGGTGTTGTAGATCACACTCGACGTCACATGGAAGGTGAAAATGATGAAAACCGTCGCCGCTTTGACCCTGTGAAAGCCATCAAAGAAATTCAAGCAGCCGGTTTTGAATTTGTAGACTATTCTGATTTACATTACCGCGCTGATGATGAGTTGGAATACGAAGTGGGAAGAAAATCAGTCACTGGCAATACTGACAGGTTCACGTTGAAATTCAAAAAAGTTAAGAAATAA
- the ypfJ gene encoding KPN_02809 family neutral zinc metallopeptidase, whose product MRWKNKRRSTRIDDRRGRGGVAKGGAKLSGTMIVIAIIYSLVTGQNPLSLLGNMMSQPSGNSQQQVQIPKQQTQAEKEQAEFSSVIFASTEDIWTQVFAKSNQKYQAPTMVLFDGQVQSRCGVNSEAVGPFYCPADSNVYLSLSFFRQLEKMGAPGDFARAYVIGHEVGHHIQNITGTAKQVRQWQSQADSKYKVNQLSVMMELQADCLAGVWAHHANQQQNMLETGDVEEGLRAAASIGDDTLQSKAGRRVNVEAFTHGSSEQRMQWLNRGLKTGNYDACNTFSEGV is encoded by the coding sequence ATGCGCTGGAAAAACAAAAGAAGAAGCACACGAATAGATGACCGGCGAGGTCGTGGTGGCGTAGCAAAGGGCGGGGCTAAATTAAGTGGCACCATGATTGTGATTGCCATCATTTATTCTCTGGTGACGGGACAAAACCCTTTGTCTTTATTGGGTAATATGATGTCCCAACCGAGTGGTAATTCACAACAACAAGTACAAATACCCAAGCAACAAACGCAGGCAGAAAAAGAACAGGCTGAATTTTCATCGGTTATTTTTGCATCCACTGAAGACATTTGGACTCAAGTATTTGCCAAATCTAACCAAAAATATCAGGCGCCAACTATGGTGCTGTTTGACGGCCAAGTACAGTCTCGTTGTGGTGTTAACTCAGAAGCCGTGGGACCATTTTATTGTCCAGCCGACTCAAATGTTTATTTGTCTTTGAGTTTTTTTAGGCAGTTAGAAAAGATGGGTGCACCAGGTGATTTTGCCCGGGCTTATGTGATTGGTCATGAAGTGGGACATCACATTCAAAACATCACAGGAACGGCCAAACAAGTGCGTCAATGGCAGTCGCAAGCAGATTCAAAATATAAGGTCAATCAATTGTCAGTGATGATGGAATTACAAGCCGATTGTTTGGCAGGTGTTTGGGCACACCATGCCAATCAACAACAAAACATGTTAGAAACCGGTGACGTAGAAGAAGGTTTGCGTGCCGCCGCCTCTATAGGTGATGACACATTACAATCTAAAGCAGGCCGAAGGGTAAATGTTGAAGCGTTCACTCATGGGTCATCAGAGCAAAGGATGCAATGGTTGAACCGGGGTTTAAAAACAGGTAATTATGATGCCTGTAACACCTTTTCAGAAGGTGTTTGA